In one Brassica oleracea var. oleracea cultivar TO1000 chromosome C9, BOL, whole genome shotgun sequence genomic region, the following are encoded:
- the LOC106314871 gene encoding uncharacterized protein LOC106314871 produces the protein MISNFKQKYDEPFHEAWERYKEYLRECPHHGFDDDYILEVFYDGVSYEFRNTLDSSSNGDFMTQTTPGWQLKNYHLNPNVRKNPQLFWPKQDKTADPAQSNQGQYAGYQKNYEPRTYVLSQPQNNTPQMQKHQNTQPTTSAPIVVPQDETKAMLQQLLQGQQLQGKALNQVTTEINTRMNHMFSDLSTKYDNVASHMRQMDIQIVQTAESAKRQQGPEQLAEAVRLIPEPIPAREYTPQVPYPVPAKATRKEREEMKCIKRLEDLTVRLPLMDAIQMTPSMHSFMKGLISGKISGESEFMTVSKECSAALQNMQIKKRGDPGKFIISIQIGKTVFSCSLVDLGSSSPVGILEDLQVKVGNTSVSADFVGLELEEESKDPLILGRPFLCTVGAIIDVRQGKIDLHLGNLIMQFEMDELLKKPMLDGHTFEVDEGNYPL, from the exons ATGATCTCCAATTTCAAGCAGAAGTATGATGAACCTTTTCATGAAGCTTGGGAGAGGTACAAGGAGTACCTGAGAGAGTGCCCGCACCATGGGTTTGACGATGACTATATATTGGAGGTGTTCTATGATGGAGTGAGCTATGAGTTTCGAAACACCCTTGATTCTTCGAGTAATGGAGATTTCATGACTCAAACCACACCTG GATGGCAGCTCAAAAACTACCACCTAAACCCTAACGTGAGGAAGAACCCACAGCTTTTCTGGCCTAAGCAAGATAAAACAGCTGATCCTGCACAGAGTAACCAAGGTCAGTATGCCGGGTATCAAAAGAACTACGAACCCCGGACCTATGTTCTAAGCCAACCGCAGAACAATACACCTCAGATGCAGAAACACCAGAACACTCAGCCAACTACCTCCGCTCCTATCGTTGTTCCGCAAGATGAGACAAAAGCTATGTTGCAGCAGCTGCTCCAAGGACAACAGCTCCAAGGGAAGGCTCTAAACCAGGTTACAACAGAGATCAATACCAGAATGAACCATATGTTCAGCGATTTGAGTACCAAGTACGACAATGTCGCGAGCCATATGAGACAAATGGACATTCAGATTGTTCAGACTGCTGAGAGCGCCAAGAGGCAACAAG GACCAGAACAACTAGCTGAGGCTGTCCGCCTGATCCCAGAGCCTATTCCTGCTCGCGAATACACTCCTCAAGTCCCTTACCCTGTTCCAGCAAAGGCTACTCGTAAGGAGCGAGAGGAGATGAAGTGCATAAAGAGGCTGGAGGACCTAACCGTCCGACTCCCCTTGATGGATGCCATCCAGATGACGCCCTCCATGCACAGCTTTATGAAGGGATTGATCTCAGGAAAAATATCAGGGGAGAGCGAATTCATGACTGTCTCTAAGGAGTGCAGCGCAGCGCTTCAAAACATGCAGATAAAGAAGCGGGGAGACCCTGGCAAGTTCATCATCTCTATCCAGATTGGGAAGACAGTTTTCTCATGCTCCTTGGTTGATCTGGGATCCAGC TCCCCGGTTGGTATTCTAGAGGATCTCCAAGTAAAAGTCGGGAACACCTCTGTTTCAGCAGACTTCGTAGGTCTAGAGCTGGAAGAGGAATCCAAAGATCCTCTCATCTTAGGAAGACCATTCCTATGTACTGTTGGAGCCATCATTGATGTGCGGCAAGGGAAGATTGATCTCCATCTGGGGAACTTAATCATGCAGTTCGAGATGGATGAGCTGCTGAAGAAGCCGATGCTGGATGGACATACCTTCGAGGTGGATGAAGGGAATTATCCGCTGTAA